One genomic segment of Ipomoea triloba cultivar NCNSP0323 chromosome 9, ASM357664v1 includes these proteins:
- the LOC116030630 gene encoding 1-aminocyclopropane-1-carboxylate synthase 2-like, protein MATNDQHGENSPYFDGWKSYDKDPFHPTRNPHGVIQMGLAENQLSFDLVEEWIKKNPKASICTSEGIKLFRDIANFQDYHGLPEFRKGVARFMGKARGNRVSFDPERIVMAGGATGANETVMFCLADPGDAFLVPSPYYPAFLRDLRWRTGVQLIPITCKTSDNFQISIEALQQAYENAKGENVNVKGLILTNPSNPLGTTLDRETLRSIVSFTNSHNLHFVSDEIYAGTVFATPGFVSVAEILEAEKHFNRDLIHIVYSLSKDMGFPGFRVGIIYSYNDAVVSCARKMSSFSLVSSQTQHLLALMLSDDDFVDRFLAESSERLGKRHKLFTGGLEQLNIKCLKSNAGLFCWMDLRPLLKEPTFDAEMSLWRLIINDVKLNVSPGSSFECHEPGWFRVCFANMDDETVEIALSRIRRFVGKENPKTKQNDDGNDKAQKKTKQRSWQKNLQLSFSKRNTMYDENIMVALSPHSPIPRSPLVLARN, encoded by the exons ATGGCAACCAACGATCAGCACGGCGAAAACTCGCCGTATTTTGACGGATGGAAATCTTACGACAAAGATCCTTTCCATCCCACTAGAAATCCTCACGGTGTTATTCAAATGGGTCTCGCTGAAAACCAG CTGTCGTTTGACTTAGTGGAGGAATGGATTAAGAAAAATCCAAAAGCCTCCATTTGCACGAGTGAAGGAATTAAATTATTCAGAGACATTGCGAATTTCCAAGATTATCATGGCTTGCCGGAATTTAGAaag GGTGTAGCCAGGTTTATGGGAAAAGCAAGAGGTAATAGGGTTAGCTTTGATCCGGAGCGGATTGTGATGGCCGGAGGAGCCACCGGAGCAAACGAGACGGTCATGTTCTGCTTGGCCGATCCTGGGGATGCATTCTTGGTTCCTTCACCTTACTATCCAGC ATTCTTGAGAGACTTGAGGTGGAGGACAGGGGTACAGCTAATTCCCATCACATGCAAAACCTCTGACAACTTCCAGATCAGCATTGAAGCACTCCAACAAGCTTACGAAAATGCAAAAGGTGAAAACGTTAACGTCAAGGGCCTTATATTGACAAACCCTTCCAACCCATTGGGTACCACGTTGGACAGGGAAACCTTGCGGAGCATTGTGAGTTTCACCAACTCGCACAACCTCCACTTCGTCTCCGACGAGATCTACGCCGGAACCGTTTTCGCCACCCCAGGCTTCGTCAGCGTCGCCGAGATCTTGGAAGCTGAGAAGCACTTCAACCGCGACCTCATCCACATCGTCTACAGCCTCTCCAAAGATATGGGCTTCCCCGGGTTCCGAGTGGGCATCATCTACTCCTACAACGACGCCGTCGTCAGCTGCGCCCGGAAGATGTCGAGCTTTAGCCTCGTGTCCAGCCAGACCCAGCACTTGCTTGCTCTCATGCTGTCCGACGACGATTTCGTCGACAGGTTTTTGGCGGAGAGTTCTGAGAGATTGGGCAAACGCCACAAGCTCTTCACCGGCGGACTCGAACAACTGAACATCAAGTGCTTGAAAAGCAACGCGGGGTTGTTCTGTTGGATGGATTTGCGACCCTTGCTCAAAGAACCCACATTCGACGCCGAGATGTCGCTCTGGAGATTGATCATAAACGACGTGAAACTCAACGTCTCGCCGGGGTCATCGTTTGAGTGCCACGAGCCTGGGTGGTTCCGAGTGTGCTTCGCGAATATGGACGACGAAACTGTTGAAATCGCGCTGTCTAGGATTCGGAGGTTCGTTGGGAAGGAGAATCCTAAAACTAAACAAAACGATGATGGGAACGATAAGGCTCAGAAGAAGACCAAGCAGCGATCATGGCAAAAGAATCTACAGCTGAGCTTCTCGAAGAGAAATACTATGTACGATGAAAATATTATGGTGGCGTTGTCCCCTCACTCCCCAATTCCCCGTTCCCCTCTCGTACTAGCTAGGAACTAG
- the LOC116029654 gene encoding uncharacterized protein LOC116029654: protein MDDIRTWIAEVWEWLPKNVIVKVILVCWAVWGNMNNTVFNQQSIDPKTLMDWVLAYYADWVKVRNATNISNIDSNASTGLRHWQPPLHDFWKINVDVAMDYVNYRMGFGWVVRGGEGEVVGVGWRLVRGVFSVREAEAVGVREVLSWVKGKGWERVIVETDA from the coding sequence ATGGATGATATTCGAACATGGATTGCCGAGGTTTGGGAGTGGTTGCCTAAAAATGTGATTGTCAAAGTAATTCTTGTGTGTTGGGCGGTGTGGGGTAATATGAATAACACGGTATTTAATCAGCAAAGCATAGACCCAAAGACTTTGATGGACTGGGTTTTGGCTTATTATGCTGATTGGGTGAAGGTGCGAAATGCCACAAATATTTCAAACATTGATTCTAATGCAAGTACTGGTTTGCGTCATTGGCAACCACCTTTGCatgatttttggaaaataaatgTGGATGTGGCTATGGATTATGTGAATTACCGGATGGGGTTTGGGTGGGTTGTGCGTGGTGGGGAAGGGGAGGTTGTGGGGGTGGGGTGGCGTTTGGTGAGGGGTGTGTTCTCGGTTCGAGAAGCAGAGGCTGTAGGGGTTCGGGAGGTGCTGAGTTGGGTCAAGGGGAAGGGGTGGGAGCGTGTTATTGTGGAGACTGATGCATAG
- the LOC116030631 gene encoding uncharacterized protein LOC116030631, whose protein sequence is MFVNTLGVTLGFHDAMSVSMPYFRDFKEDFDSDAVARQYWRSITNNAPYNSSNLKANLITRNALKAIRLAFVINLSGRTANRNKVYKQDLFYMWCMENEVGINMGVQARKWLQTQQKPKVQTVFIGPFVTRLCFGLGLLDRLMGERVEGCTISFSVGEFFAAELKLGDNDAPDLEASDDDDEDEEENEEEDAAQEQGPIPMDWDTTQNFHRHLHDEQMNYWREQHTWQEGHFTSISARQDVHTEDLNRMRRAVEENDRRIAALEARFDRQFQPFCDD, encoded by the coding sequence atgtttgtcaacactttgggtgttacgctCGGATTCCATGATGCCatgagcgtgtccatgccatatttcagagactttaaggaggattttgattcagacgCAGTTGCTAGGcaatattggagaagcatcaccaacaatgccccatacaactcttcaaacttaaaggcaaacctcatcacccgcaatgctctaaaggctatcagattagcctttgttATAAATCTCTCCGGCAGAACtgcaaatcgcaacaaggtatacaagcaggatttgttttacatgtggtgtatggagaatgaggttggcatcaacatgggcgttcaagctagaaagtggctccagacccagcaaaagcctaaggttcagactgtgtttatcgGTCCTTTCGTTACTAGACTGTGCTTCGGGTTGGGCCTAttggaccggttgatgggagaaaGAGTTGAAGGttgcacaatttctttctccgtgggtgagttctttgccgcagaattaaagcttggagataatgatgcacctgatctagaagcttctgatgatgatgatgaggacgaggaagagaatgaggaggaagatgctgcacaggagcaaggccctattccAATGGATTGGGACACGACGCAGAACTTTCATAGGCATCTCCATGATGAACAGATGAACTACTGGCGTGAGCAGcatacatggcaagaaggccacttcacatccatctccgcgagacaggatgtccacaccgaagaccttaaccgcatgagaagggcggtggaggaaaatgataggagaattgctgCGCTCGAAGCTAGATTTGATAGGCAATTCCAGCCCTTCTGTGATGACTGA